A single Actinomycetota bacterium DNA region contains:
- a CDS encoding M20/M25/M40 family metallo-hydrolase, which translates to MSDRILDTFLDLVRIDSPVRSERQVAQYCAARFSEAGAATTFDESAVITGSDTGNLIATLPSRECEGVVILSAHMDCVDPCIGVTPVIEDGVVRSCGQTVLGADDKAGIAVIIEAVRALADSSEPHPEIKVVLTVAEEKGLAGAKALSPKAFEGDVCLVLDAAGSPGQVVVGAPTHYTFEAIFTGTSAHAGIAPEEGRSALAMAASSVCAMELGRLDESTTANIGVIEGGTATNVVPASARMTGECRSLFREKVEQARSSMDESMRESAEKLGGSAEVNWVLEYEGFTVSDDARYLPQVLDACRDAGIPPVKVTTGGGSDGSIFASRGVSTFVLACGIRDAHSTTEHIAIDDLRVTLEIVLAFIKRLSKESM; encoded by the coding sequence GTGAGCGACAGGATCCTGGACACCTTTCTGGACCTGGTGCGCATCGACAGCCCCGTTCGCAGCGAGCGTCAGGTGGCCCAGTACTGCGCCGCGAGATTCTCCGAGGCGGGAGCGGCAACAACGTTCGATGAAAGCGCGGTCATTACCGGCTCGGACACGGGTAACCTGATCGCCACGCTGCCTTCCCGCGAGTGCGAGGGGGTAGTGATTCTCTCGGCGCACATGGATTGCGTTGACCCGTGCATCGGTGTTACCCCGGTGATCGAAGACGGCGTGGTCCGCTCTTGCGGTCAAACCGTGCTTGGCGCTGACGACAAGGCGGGGATAGCCGTCATCATAGAGGCCGTTCGCGCACTTGCGGATAGCTCAGAACCGCATCCCGAGATAAAGGTTGTGTTGACCGTCGCCGAGGAGAAGGGGCTCGCCGGCGCGAAGGCGCTATCTCCCAAGGCGTTTGAGGGGGATGTTTGCCTGGTGCTGGATGCGGCCGGATCACCCGGTCAGGTTGTGGTCGGGGCTCCAACTCACTATACCTTCGAGGCTATCTTCACAGGCACATCCGCTCATGCGGGGATCGCTCCCGAGGAAGGGCGCTCAGCTTTGGCGATGGCCGCTAGCTCGGTGTGCGCCATGGAGCTTGGACGCCTCGACGAATCCACGACCGCCAACATCGGCGTGATCGAGGGAGGAACTGCCACAAACGTTGTACCTGCCTCGGCGCGTATGACAGGTGAGTGCCGCTCGCTCTTTCGGGAAAAGGTCGAACAGGCTCGGAGCTCGATGGACGAGAGCATGCGAGAGAGCGCCGAGAAACTCGGCGGTTCTGCCGAGGTCAATTGGGTCCTCGAATATGAAGGCTTTACGGTAAGCGACGACGCGCGTTATCTGCCGCAGGTGCTGGACGCCTGCCGCGATGCCGGAATCCCGCCTGTCAAGGTCACTACGGGCGGAGGTAGTGACGGGAGCATCTTTGCTTCGAGAGGAGTGTCGACCTTCGTTTTGGCGTGCGGAATACGCGATGCGCACTCGACAACCGAGCACATAGCGATAGACGACTTGCGAGTCACGCTCGAAATTGTGTTGGCGTTTATCAAGCGCCTGAGCAAGGAGTCGATGTAA
- a CDS encoding CTP synthase, producing MAKYVFVTGGVVSSLGKGITAASLGRLLKSRGLKVSIQKLDPYLNVDPGTMSPFQHGEVFVTDDGGETDLDLGHYERFIDESLTRNCNVTAGKIYQSVITRERRGDYLGGTVQVIPHVTNEIKDRIKRIAEDASPDVIITEVGGTVGDIESLPFLEAIRQLRRELGRDNSCFIHVTLVPWIDASAELKTKPTQHSVQELRGIGIQPDFIVCRSNRPVDESTRRKIALFCDVDPNAVVEAIDARSIYEVPLNLSAERLDEMVIERLGLVCGQLDLKEWTNFVVRSQSIDKEVDIALVGKYVALPDAYLSVTEALQHSGTWHDHRVKVHWLDAESLSPEDVGQTLAKFDGILVPGGFGIRGIEGKIRAACVARTTGMPYLGICLGMQVAVAEFARNVAGLPGANSSEFDPVTEHPVIDLMLDQREVKNLGGTMRLGTYPCAITPDTLAAAAYGERLIYERHRHRYEFNNAYRDRLTSAGMVISGLSPDGRLVEMIELPEHPWFVGAQGHPEFKSRPSRPAPLFRDFVGAAVRYRDSRQG from the coding sequence ATGGCGAAATACGTGTTCGTGACGGGCGGAGTGGTCTCCTCGCTAGGGAAAGGAATCACCGCAGCATCCCTGGGGAGACTCTTGAAGTCCAGGGGGCTGAAGGTCTCGATTCAAAAGCTCGACCCCTACCTGAACGTCGATCCCGGCACTATGAGCCCATTTCAGCACGGAGAAGTTTTTGTCACGGACGATGGCGGCGAAACCGATCTGGATCTCGGACACTACGAGCGATTCATAGACGAGTCGCTGACTCGGAATTGTAATGTCACCGCCGGCAAGATATACCAGTCTGTCATCACCCGCGAGAGGCGCGGTGATTATCTCGGCGGCACGGTTCAGGTTATTCCGCACGTCACGAATGAGATCAAGGACCGCATAAAGCGTATCGCCGAGGATGCCTCTCCGGATGTCATTATCACCGAGGTAGGCGGGACCGTTGGAGATATAGAATCGCTGCCGTTTCTCGAGGCCATCAGACAGCTTCGCAGGGAGCTCGGCAGGGATAATTCTTGCTTCATCCATGTCACTCTGGTGCCGTGGATCGACGCGAGCGCGGAGCTCAAGACCAAGCCGACCCAGCACTCCGTTCAGGAGTTGCGTGGTATCGGAATCCAACCCGATTTCATCGTTTGCAGGTCAAATCGGCCGGTTGATGAATCCACTCGCAGGAAGATCGCGCTCTTTTGCGATGTCGATCCGAACGCGGTAGTCGAGGCAATAGATGCTCGCAGCATCTATGAGGTGCCACTGAACCTTTCTGCCGAGCGCCTGGACGAGATGGTTATCGAGCGCCTGGGGCTTGTTTGCGGGCAACTCGATCTGAAGGAGTGGACGAACTTTGTGGTGCGCTCTCAATCCATCGACAAGGAAGTAGACATCGCCTTGGTCGGCAAGTATGTTGCGCTTCCAGACGCTTACCTGTCTGTGACCGAGGCGCTCCAGCACTCGGGCACCTGGCACGATCACCGAGTGAAGGTGCACTGGCTCGACGCGGAGTCCCTGAGCCCCGAAGATGTCGGTCAGACGCTGGCGAAATTCGACGGAATACTGGTTCCCGGCGGATTTGGTATCCGCGGGATAGAGGGCAAGATCCGGGCCGCATGTGTGGCGCGTACAACAGGAATGCCCTATCTGGGGATATGCCTGGGCATGCAGGTCGCGGTCGCTGAGTTCGCCCGAAACGTCGCAGGGCTTCCGGGCGCAAACTCAAGCGAGTTCGATCCAGTCACCGAGCATCCAGTAATCGACCTCATGCTCGACCAGCGCGAGGTCAAAAACCTTGGAGGCACGATGAGGCTCGGCACCTACCCGTGCGCTATAACGCCAGACACTCTGGCGGCCGCGGCGTATGGCGAGAGATTGATCTACGAGCGGCATCGGCACAGGTATGAATTCAACAACGCATACAGGGATCGGCTGACCAGCGCGGGGATGGTGATCAGCGGGCTTTCGCCCGATGGTCGCCTGGTGGAGATGATCGAGCTACCGGAACATCCCTGGTTCGTCGGCGCGCAAGGCCACCCCGAGTTCAAGAGCCGGCCCTCTCGGCCAGCGCCGTTGTTCAGGGATTTTGTGGGCGCGGCTGTTCGCTATCGCGATTCGCGCCAGGGCTGA
- a CDS encoding GNAT family N-acetyltransferase — MLVKILEMNSSTARGVSALVKRVFPFEGHISSWIYTTPEGSLFRKIGLGAVGIRKVTVVWAALDDRGNVVGTIGLFRHRFDADEAFWLTYFCVAPEARGAGVGSRLLDRAIERARQDGADYLRLYTSDASDEADAQRLYESRGLHVYKTMNLIFYNILFREKSLGDSERVA; from the coding sequence ATGCTTGTGAAGATATTGGAGATGAACTCATCAACGGCCCGCGGAGTCAGCGCGCTCGTCAAAAGGGTGTTTCCCTTCGAGGGGCATATATCTTCCTGGATATATACAACCCCCGAAGGTTCACTGTTCCGAAAGATCGGGCTTGGGGCAGTTGGCATTAGAAAGGTAACGGTCGTATGGGCTGCTTTAGATGACAGAGGCAACGTTGTGGGAACGATAGGCCTGTTTCGTCACCGCTTCGATGCCGATGAGGCTTTTTGGTTGACATATTTCTGCGTTGCGCCCGAAGCCAGGGGCGCAGGCGTTGGCAGTAGACTTCTCGATCGCGCCATCGAGCGGGCCAGGCAGGATGGCGCCGATTATTTGCGTCTGTACACCTCGGACGCCTCAGATGAGGCCGATGCTCAGCGGCTCTACGAAAGTCGAGGGCTTCATGTTTACAAAACGATGAATCTGATCTTTTACAATATTTTGTTCAGGGAAAAATCACTGGGCGATAGCGAAAGGGTGGCTTGA
- the murJ gene encoding murein biosynthesis integral membrane protein MurJ: MSMSTGLSRITGFVRVWATAYALGVTALAASYHVANNIPNMLYELVAGGIISSLFIPIFMERLKQYGEEDAWKYASYLFNITVLALGAAAALAIFFAEQVVWTQTFRTDAQDAALIVFFFQIFAIQVAFYGAGAVISGLLNAHRRFLWPALGPAFNNLTVIATLIAYTQIVSVDPTAAKWTLAIGTTLGVLVMFGVQLPSLIALRPKYTWRIDLSHPGLKAMGKMALPTVIYVITNIVAVSFRNAYALDVAADGPATLSYAWMFYQLPYGILAVALATAFFTELSDAAGRQDLEEFRTRFTTGIRATAMLILPASALLIALAHPLITLYRAGKFTAEDVPQVAAVLQWWASGLFFFASFMFVLKTFYSLKDTRTPMLTNLGLTVVHVGLYAVLTTGALGFAGIGLVGIPISDAVFYAMSAILLAYLLRRKIGNFGAGTVVKTIVKIAIAAAIGGGAAFGVAQAFPNPDALPKIALATVLAGGITGLAVTWGAARLLRVQELSYGEELVRKGLSKIGRQKRSSKQ; encoded by the coding sequence ATGTCGATGTCTACGGGGCTCTCCCGGATCACGGGCTTCGTACGCGTCTGGGCCACAGCTTACGCACTGGGCGTAACAGCGCTAGCGGCCTCGTACCATGTAGCAAATAACATTCCCAACATGCTCTACGAGCTTGTGGCAGGCGGAATAATCTCCTCACTGTTTATTCCGATATTTATGGAGCGCCTGAAGCAGTACGGCGAAGAAGACGCATGGAAATACGCCAGCTACCTGTTCAACATCACGGTACTGGCGCTGGGAGCTGCTGCTGCGCTTGCAATTTTCTTTGCCGAGCAGGTCGTCTGGACCCAGACCTTCCGGACGGACGCACAAGACGCCGCCCTGATAGTGTTCTTCTTCCAGATATTCGCGATTCAGGTCGCCTTTTATGGTGCCGGGGCCGTAATATCAGGCTTACTAAACGCCCATCGGCGCTTCCTGTGGCCGGCGCTCGGCCCGGCTTTCAACAACCTGACAGTGATCGCGACCCTCATCGCATACACCCAGATTGTAAGCGTCGATCCAACAGCCGCTAAGTGGACTTTGGCGATCGGTACGACTCTGGGTGTCCTCGTGATGTTTGGAGTGCAGCTTCCGAGCCTGATCGCTCTTAGGCCAAAGTACACATGGAGAATCGACCTTTCCCACCCGGGGCTAAAAGCTATGGGCAAGATGGCTTTGCCGACGGTGATATACGTGATCACCAACATCGTCGCGGTATCGTTTAGAAACGCCTATGCTCTCGATGTCGCCGCTGATGGCCCTGCGACACTAAGCTATGCATGGATGTTCTACCAGCTGCCCTATGGCATTCTCGCGGTAGCATTGGCAACCGCGTTTTTCACGGAGCTATCAGATGCCGCCGGAAGACAGGACCTCGAAGAGTTCCGGACACGCTTCACGACAGGAATTCGAGCCACAGCGATGCTTATACTGCCCGCCTCGGCATTGCTGATAGCGCTTGCGCATCCACTGATAACGCTATACCGAGCCGGAAAGTTCACCGCCGAAGATGTCCCTCAGGTCGCGGCGGTGCTCCAGTGGTGGGCATCGGGGCTTTTCTTCTTTGCAAGCTTCATGTTCGTCCTCAAGACCTTCTATTCCCTGAAAGACACGCGCACCCCTATGCTCACAAATCTTGGGCTCACCGTAGTGCACGTAGGGCTTTACGCCGTACTTACCACCGGTGCGCTCGGCTTTGCGGGTATAGGACTTGTTGGCATACCGATCTCTGATGCGGTGTTTTATGCGATGAGCGCTATTCTCCTCGCCTATCTGTTGCGCCGAAAGATCGGCAACTTCGGGGCTGGGACTGTAGTAAAAACGATAGTGAAGATCGCGATTGCCGCAGCGATTGGCGGCGGTGCGGCTTTTGGTGTCGCGCAGGCATTCCCTAACCCTGATGCGCTTCCGAAAATCGCTCTCGCAACTGTTTTGGCAGGAGGCATCACCGGCCTGGCCGTGACCTGGGGGGCAGCCCGGCTCCTGCGAGTGCAAGAGCTCTCGTACGGAGAAGAGTTAGTCCGCAAGGGGCTATCCAAGATCGGGCGACAAAAAAGGAGCTCAAAACAGTGA
- a CDS encoding glycosyltransferase family 2 protein, whose amino-acid sequence MQDRATKKELKTVKVVALVPAYNEERRIAATVKAILEIPEINAVSVIDDGSSDSTAEAARNAGAQVISLAHNSGKGAALQAGIDSLSQWPDILVLLDADLEQSASQVSLLLKPVIDGEADMTIAQFPKPATKAGFGFVMRLANFGIRSLGGPFHANAPLSGQRAINAEALRCVLPFASGYGVEVALTIRALRQGMRLLEVPTTMRHAATGRDISGIIHRGRQFLHVALALLRLAFERR is encoded by the coding sequence ATCCAAGATCGGGCGACAAAAAAGGAGCTCAAAACAGTGAAAGTAGTGGCCCTAGTCCCTGCATATAACGAAGAGCGGCGCATTGCGGCGACGGTCAAAGCGATCCTTGAAATCCCCGAGATCAACGCCGTCAGCGTCATCGATGACGGGTCGAGCGACTCAACGGCCGAGGCTGCCAGAAACGCCGGAGCCCAGGTTATCTCTCTGGCTCACAACTCAGGGAAGGGCGCGGCGCTGCAAGCCGGCATCGACTCCCTGTCTCAATGGCCTGACATTCTGGTGCTACTCGATGCCGACCTGGAGCAGAGCGCCTCTCAGGTGTCACTGCTACTAAAGCCTGTGATTGATGGCGAGGCGGACATGACGATCGCACAGTTTCCAAAGCCTGCCACAAAAGCCGGATTTGGCTTTGTGATGAGACTGGCGAACTTTGGAATCCGATCCCTGGGTGGTCCATTTCACGCCAATGCGCCGCTATCGGGGCAGCGAGCGATCAACGCCGAGGCGCTGCGCTGCGTGTTGCCGTTTGCTTCAGGGTACGGCGTGGAGGTTGCTTTAACGATCAGGGCCCTGCGCCAAGGAATGCGGTTGCTCGAAGTTCCCACTACGATGCGTCACGCCGCCACTGGTCGGGACATATCGGGCATTATCCACCGCGGCCGACAGTTCTTGCATGTAGCGTTGGCGCTACTGCGCCTAGCTTTTGAGCGACGGTGA
- a CDS encoding copper transporter, with amino-acid sequence MMYNLRYHIASLVAVFLALTVGLLLGTIVAERGVLDAQRGALVEGLQRDFTDLLERNTELANENSSMLEFIAAISPGLTANALEGRQVIVVTSEADVNNYETIADAIVAAGGLPTQVVLMHENLGLARAETTAALSPMFDITAENLRSSVVASLAAEWSAPGPRPVTSALRAAGVLGGDVLPEAVAAQGFVTIAVRDGAPDLAGLELAEQIKLRNLPAAGVEVVGSETGLAATAADSGLSAVDHLGTPEGAYSLITVLSGQAQGYFGVADTADSRFPSVPGR; translated from the coding sequence ATGATGTATAACCTTCGCTATCATATCGCCTCGCTCGTCGCGGTGTTTCTGGCTTTGACGGTCGGACTACTACTCGGCACCATCGTGGCCGAGCGTGGCGTGCTCGACGCCCAGCGTGGGGCTCTTGTCGAAGGCCTTCAGCGGGATTTTACCGATCTGCTCGAAAGAAACACCGAGCTTGCCAATGAGAACAGCAGCATGCTCGAGTTTATAGCCGCGATTTCACCGGGTCTGACTGCCAACGCGCTTGAAGGCAGGCAGGTGATTGTGGTTACCAGTGAAGCCGATGTGAATAACTACGAGACTATCGCCGATGCGATAGTCGCAGCAGGCGGACTGCCCACGCAGGTAGTGCTGATGCACGAGAACCTGGGCCTTGCGAGAGCGGAGACAACGGCTGCGCTCTCTCCGATGTTCGACATTACCGCGGAGAACTTGAGGTCGTCGGTGGTAGCCTCGCTCGCCGCCGAGTGGTCTGCTCCAGGCCCTCGGCCTGTCACGTCAGCGCTTAGAGCCGCAGGTGTGTTGGGTGGAGATGTCCTGCCTGAAGCCGTAGCGGCGCAGGGCTTTGTTACTATCGCGGTGCGGGATGGCGCTCCTGATCTCGCAGGACTGGAGCTTGCCGAGCAGATCAAGTTACGCAACCTGCCCGCCGCAGGCGTCGAGGTGGTCGGTTCAGAAACAGGGCTTGCTGCAACGGCCGCAGATAGCGGCCTATCGGCTGTCGACCACTTGGGGACACCAGAAGGAGCCTACTCTCTGATCACTGTGCTGTCAGGTCAGGCTCAGGGTTACTTCGGAGTAGCGGACACTGCCGATAGCAGATTCCCTAGCGTGCCCGGCCGCTGA